From the Solanum stenotomum isolate F172 chromosome 4, ASM1918654v1, whole genome shotgun sequence genome, one window contains:
- the LOC125863028 gene encoding MADS-box protein AGL24-like, translating to MATKRLRDTRNYSENMRNSILERRETSLFKKAEELSILCDVEVAIIIFRPGKIHPIAWKSTSLAQNVLTRYLSFIEFKRLEKLVTHEGYLQKKVNKKEEHISKLEKMNEAKEMEILFNQLVEGKSIDELDAREMKGLLKVFAAKMAKLDERKKELNQLPNPPSNKENITSPMEESFNDPWFIHTIATLGDGSGIEHAPKEGNDINVEDDGHSKDLD from the coding sequence ATGGCTACAAAAAGGCTCAGAGATACTAGGAACTACAGTGAAAATATGAGAAACTCTATCTtagaaagaagagaaacaagTTTGTTCAAGAAAGCAGAAGAGCTTTCTATTTTGTGTGACGTAGAAGTAgccataattatttttaggccAGGAAAAATCCATCCCATTGCTTGGAAATCCACAAGTCTGGCTCAGAATGTCTTGACGaggtatttaagttttattgaGTTCAAAAGGCTTGAAAAGTTGGTCACACATGAAGGATATCTtcaaaagaaagttaataaGAAAGAAGAACATATTAGCAAATTAGAGAAAATGAATGAGGCAAAGGAGATGGAAATCCTCTTCAACCAACTAGTGGAGGGAAAAAGTATTGATGAACTTGATGCTAGAGAAATGAAAGGTTTGTTAAAGGTGTTTGCTGCAAAAATGGCTAAACTtgatgaaagaaagaaagaactaAACCAGCTTCCAAATCCTCCAtccaacaaagaaaatattacaaGTCCAATGGAAGAGTCATTCAATGACCCATGGTTTATTCACACTATAGCTACATTAGGGGATGGAAGCGGTATAGAGCATGCACCAAAAGAAGGCAATGACATCAATGTTGAAGATGATGGACATTCCAAGGACCTTGATTGA
- the LOC125863286 gene encoding GPI-anchored protein LLG1-like, giving the protein MEWRHYSSCFILLFFFSLLQGDLTSTSISDTIFVYPISTGRNLLQAKDACPVSFEFQNYTMITSQCKPPQYPAKQCCDAFLQFACPFAESLNNQSNDCISVMHRYIDQYGHYPTGLFASVCKGTQQGLPCPALAPSQSADRDETSSSQINRKLSLVYSFATTFMGVLILVLLF; this is encoded by the exons ATGGAGTGGAGACATTATAGCTCTTGTTTTattctacttttctttttctctcttctgcAGGGGGATTTGACTTCAACTTCTATATcag ATACAATTTTTGTGTACCCAATTTCAACTGGGAGAAATCTTCTTCAAGCTAAGGATG CTTGTCCTGTTAGCTTTGAGTTTCAGAACTACACTATGATCACTAGCCAATGCAAGCCACCACAATACCCAGCCAAACAATGTTGCGATGCTTTTTTACAGTTCGCTTGTCCTTTCGCCGAAAGTCTGAATAATCAATCAAATGATTGTATCTCTGTAATGCACCGCTACATCGATCAGTACGGACATTACCCAACTGGTCTTTTTGCCAGTGTGTGCAAAGGTACACAGCAAGGTCTGCCATGTCCTGCATTAGCACCATCACAATCAGCTGATCGCGATGAAACTAGTAGCAGCCAGATAAACCGTAAACTATCACTAGTTTACAGTTTTGCCACAACTTTTATGGGGGTGTTGATTTTGGTATTGCTTTTCTGA